The proteins below are encoded in one region of Dehalococcoidales bacterium:
- the cobT gene encoding nicotinate-nucleotide--dimethylbenzimidazole phosphoribosyltransferase: MDLITKTIESIRSLDEKAMAAARERQEQLTKPAGSLGRLEELSIRIAGIQRKATPQIKDKAMITMAGDHGVVDEKVGNWPREVTAQMVENFLHGGAGINVLARQAGARIIFVDMGVASDLKPDKNLIVKKVGYGTKNMCLGPAMTEAQAIQAVTAGIEIVESEAKKGLDIVGTGDMGIGNTTASSAVFAALTGKTAAEVTGRGTGLSDEQLAHKIDAIRRAVAANKPDPSRPLKVLAAVGGFEIGGLTGVILGAAANRVPVIIDGFISGAAALIAVKLAPRVKDYLIAAHVSAEAGHAAMLDYLELRPLLSLEMRLGEGTGAALGMMLAEAGVRTLNEMATFAEAGVSEGEG, from the coding sequence ATGGATTTAATCACGAAAACCATAGAGAGTATAAGGTCGCTGGATGAAAAGGCGATGGCGGCCGCCCGGGAACGCCAGGAGCAATTGACCAAGCCCGCCGGCAGCCTGGGCCGGCTGGAAGAGCTTTCCATACGCATCGCGGGAATACAGAGGAAAGCGACGCCGCAGATTAAAGACAAAGCCATGATTACCATGGCGGGGGACCACGGGGTGGTGGACGAAAAGGTGGGCAACTGGCCGCGGGAAGTAACCGCGCAGATGGTGGAGAACTTTTTACACGGCGGGGCGGGGATTAACGTGCTGGCGCGACAGGCGGGAGCGCGCATCATCTTCGTGGACATGGGGGTGGCGTCCGACCTCAAACCGGATAAAAACCTCATCGTCAAGAAAGTGGGCTACGGCACGAAGAACATGTGCCTCGGCCCGGCCATGACGGAAGCGCAGGCAATCCAGGCCGTGACCGCCGGCATCGAAATAGTCGAAAGCGAAGCTAAAAAGGGGCTGGACATCGTGGGCACGGGGGACATGGGCATCGGCAACACCACGGCCAGCAGCGCCGTCTTCGCGGCCCTGACCGGCAAAACGGCGGCGGAGGTAACGGGGCGGGGCACCGGCCTTTCCGACGAGCAGCTGGCGCACAAGATAGACGCCATAAGGCGCGCCGTAGCGGCCAACAAGCCCGACCCATCCCGACCCCTTAAAGTGCTGGCGGCGGTGGGTGGATTTGAAATAGGGGGGCTGACAGGGGTGATACTGGGGGCGGCCGCCAACCGCGTGCCGGTAATTATCGACGGATTCATTTCCGGGGCGGCGGCGCTGATAGCGGTGAAGCTGGCGCCGCGGGTCAAGGACTACCTGATAGCGGCGCACGTGTCAGCGGAGGCCGGGCATGCGGCGATGCTCGACTACCTGGAACTGAGACCGCTGCTGAGCCTGGAGATGCGGCTGGGGGAGGGCACCGGCGCGGCGCTGGGCATGATGCTGGCCGAGGCGGGGGTGAGGACGCTCAACGAGATGGCGACCTTCGCGGAGGCGGGGGTATCAGAAGGAGAAGGATAA
- the cobS gene encoding adenosylcobinamide-GDP ribazoletransferase: MVVGNQESGGKNTYSFLAALQLLTGIPVPLKRELSPAQLGRATVFFPLVGLIIGGILAGLNRVFNLFLPASAVNALLIAALVILTGAIHLDGLADTCDGMAGHKPVEERWRIMRDSRSGAFGVVGVALVLLVKYVLLSNIPAEKMTAVLLFMPAASRWAMVYSIYAFRYARPEGLGSAYKSATRWPQFLAATIFTAGLAAAFYPLFQVTGFLIMAGVWLTATGLAFYLKRKFAGLTGDSYGAINEVSELAALLAAIIIFTNAPGMG, encoded by the coding sequence TTGGTAGTTGGTAATCAGGAGTCGGGAGGGAAAAATACGTACAGTTTTCTGGCGGCGCTACAGCTTTTAACCGGCATACCCGTACCCCTAAAGCGCGAGCTGAGCCCGGCGCAGCTGGGGCGGGCCACCGTTTTCTTTCCTTTGGTGGGGCTGATAATCGGGGGGATACTGGCGGGGCTGAACCGGGTATTCAACCTGTTTTTGCCGGCCAGCGCGGTCAACGCTTTGCTGATAGCGGCGCTGGTGATTTTAACCGGGGCGATACACCTGGACGGGCTGGCGGACACCTGCGACGGCATGGCGGGGCACAAGCCGGTGGAGGAGCGCTGGAGAATCATGCGGGACAGCCGGTCCGGGGCGTTCGGGGTGGTGGGGGTGGCGCTGGTATTGCTGGTAAAATACGTCCTGCTGAGCAATATCCCCGCGGAAAAGATGACGGCGGTACTGCTGTTCATGCCGGCGGCCAGCCGCTGGGCGATGGTCTACTCTATTTACGCGTTCCGGTACGCGCGGCCGGAGGGGCTGGGGTCGGCGTACAAAAGCGCTACCCGCTGGCCGCAATTCTTAGCAGCCACCATTTTCACGGCTGGTTTAGCCGCCGCCTTTTATCCCCTGTTCCAGGTGACCGGATTTCTCATTATGGCCGGGGTCTGGCTGACGGCGACGGGGCTGGCGTTTTATTTAAAGCGCAAGTTTGCCGGGCTGACGGGGGATAGCTACGGGGCGATTAACGAGGTGTCCGAGCTGGCGGCGCTGCTGGCGGCCATTATTATATTTACGAACGCGCCGGGGATGGGTTAG